The Candidatus Moraniibacteriota bacterium genomic sequence GGTCGGAAGTTGCTTGATATTTATTTTTCCTCCTTTTCCCAGCTGAATAATATCTCCCTCTCGCGTGCCCAGTGTTGCCCCTCGCAGGAAATAAGAGTTTATTGCCGAGGGAACCGATCCTACTCTTTTCCGGGGAACCATTTCGCTGTCAGTGCCGATGCGGATTCCCAGATAATAATTGCTTAAAGTGGATCCGTGAAAAGTAATTGATTCGGGAAAAGGAACAACTGTTCCGAGATAAGCATTGAGGATTCCGTCGTGAACATAAACTTTCTGGGTTTCTTCCCAAATTTTCCGGCCGGCATCAGTGTCGGAAGGATAAGGATCAGATATTTCCCGGTCAATGGTATAAAAAGCAAATCTTACATCGTATTCACCATTAGGCACCGCTTCGTTTTGGCTATTGACAATGTAAGCCGACACGTCAATACTCCTTGGTTCTTGGGCAACCGTGAAATTAAAACCCAACGCCACAACTCCGTAGATTGTCGCTATGGTTGTAATCAGTATTAGAATTTTATTTTTGGTTGCCATTTTTGTTTTCGGACGCTGAAATTTTTTAGGTCAATTAGGAATTAAATCAATTAGGTCAATTTATTTCAGTGCCCAGCCAAAAACTTCTTCCAGCGCTTTGGAAATAAGTTCAAAGATGGAAATGATTCTCGATCCGGTGTAAGCTGCGAAGTAATCAGATACTATTTCATTACCCCACCGGTCTTTTGACTTAACGGAATATACATACGCGGTGGCCGGATCAAGACTCGGTATCACGATACTATGATTAAATCCGTACGAACTTTCTTGTATCGTTTTTGGATTCTGCCCGTTATTCTTCGCATATTCAACTTCGGAGACGGAAAGTTTATTTGTCTTCCATAAAATAACAAGTTTTGCTTCATCCTGTTTTTTATTCAGGAACGCTTCGCTTTTCATCTCTGTAATTTCCAGCGGGACATCCTCCTCGCTCAAAACCGCCACTTCGCCGCCGAACCTAACTTGCTTCGCCTTAAAATTTTCACTGGCCAGCACGATGCCTTTGGGAATTTCTGTTTCTCCCCCAATTGTCTCCTCGCCTTTTATTACTCCTTTCTTTTCCTCCGCGATTTTGTAACTCTCTAAAGTTTCCAAAAATTCGGTTTCGTCTATGTATTTTTTTATAAAATTGTACCTCACAAAAGAAGCGGAGATGAAAATTACTAAGGCCGCCGCCATTACCGACGAAAAGAAAAATAATTTTTTCGGCCATCCGGCTTTTTGAATTTTATCTTCCTCAATTTCCTCAATTTCTTTCTTTTTTGGTCCTTTTTTTCCAACTTCCTTAAACGGACGAAAGTCGGGATACTGAACAGCCGGAGTTAACACAATTTCTCTCTTTCTTGTTTTGTCCCCCGATTTGTAAAACGTTAAAAAATCCTTTATCCATTTCTCGGTTGTGTACCAGTTCCGACCAAGCTTTTTCGCCTTTAGAACTTTCTTTCTAGCCAAAGAGTTTAGATATTCAGGGGTATACCCGATGATCTTGGATGCTTCAGATAGAGGTATGAATTTTTCCTCTTTTTCTCCCGGCAAATTTTTGCTGTTTTTTTGTCTCATTTCTTGTATATTTGATATCAAATATTTGTTTTATTTTAGATGAAAATCAAATGAAATTTGATTATTTTCCCTTTTACTAAATTATATAGATTACAGATGCTCAATTCAACAAAAAAAACGCCTTTTTTAGGTTATCCAAAAAGGGCGCTTTTCATGAAAAAACCCTCCGATTTAGCAAATTAGGTCCTTTTTGTCAAAAAGTCCAAATAATTCTGTTTTCTAGGCATTTTTATTTTCCTTTTACTTTTTCCGTTTCGGTTTTTCAAGAAAAACGCCATAATTTTCTGTCAAGAGCAATTTTCGCTAAACTTGCAATATTTGTCGGACAATTTGCTTTGGTTTTATTGTTTTAACAAAAATAGGGCTTGGAAAATTTTATCATTGGCACAAAAAAATAACTCCGCGTTGGCCTGCGGAGTTATTTTTCTTTTTTACATTATTCTAAACATCCAGGTTTTTCACATTTTTTGCGTGCGTCTGGATGAACCTTTTTCTTGGTTCAACGTCGCTTCCCATCAAAACATTAAACACTCTATCGGCTTCCTCCGCGTTTTCTATCTTGACTTGCAGCATTACTCTTGAGGCCGGATTCATTGTTGTTTCCCAAAGTTGTTCCGGATTCATTTCTCCTAAACCTTTATAGCGCTGGATGTTAACAATATTCTCATTTCCTATCAACTTCACAATCTCGTCTTTTTCCTGTTCGGTAAATACATAATACACTCCTTTTTGCCCGCTACCTTTTTTAAATTTATCTAATTGGGCAGGTCCGCCTTTGCCGGAAATTCTATATAGTGGCGGCTGGGCAATATAAACATGGCCTTCATTAATCAAGTCCTCAAAGTATCGGTAAAAAAAAGTGAGCAGCAGTGTTCGGATATGAGAACCATCCACATCGGCATCGGCCATAATAATGATTTTTCCGTAACGCAATCTTTTTAAATCAAAATTTTCCCCTACTCCTGTCCCCAGGGCAATGATAATTGGCTTGAGCGTATCTGACTTTACCACTCTTTCTAAACTTGTTTTTTCAACATTTACTAATTTTCCGCGAAGCGGCAGAATCGCTTGGAACTGGCGATCGCGTCCCTGCTTGGCACTACCTCCGGCGCTGTCCCCTTCCACGATGTACAGTTCAGAAATATTCGGATCGCGCGTCGTGCAATCCGCTAATTTTCCAGGAAGCGTCATTCCTTCAAGCGCTCCTTTGCGAAGCACTGCTTCTTTCGCTGCCCGCGCCGCAATGCGGGCGCGCGCCGTCAGCAAACATTTTTCAATAATCGCTTTTGCGTTATGCGGATGTTTTTCCAAAAATTCATTTAAACCTTCGGCGGTGACGCTGGCGACAGCTCCTCTGGCTTCGCTGTTTCCTAATTTTGATTTTGTCTGCCCTTCAAACTGCGGATCGCGCAACTTCACACTAATTACTGCTGTCAGTCCTTCTTTCACATCATCAGCGGTAAAGCTATCGTCTTTTTCTTTCAGGAAATTGTTTTTGCGTGCATAATCATTAAGTGCCCGGGTCAGTGCGGCTTTAAAACCAGTGAGATGCATTCCTCCTTCTATCGTATGAATATTGTTAGCAAAAGA encodes the following:
- a CDS encoding fibronectin type III domain-containing protein yields the protein MRQKNSKNLPGEKEEKFIPLSEASKIIGYTPEYLNSLARKKVLKAKKLGRNWYTTEKWIKDFLTFYKSGDKTRKREIVLTPAVQYPDFRPFKEVGKKGPKKKEIEEIEEDKIQKAGWPKKLFFFSSVMAAALVIFISASFVRYNFIKKYIDETEFLETLESYKIAEEKKGVIKGEETIGGETEIPKGIVLASENFKAKQVRFGGEVAVLSEEDVPLEITEMKSEAFLNKKQDEAKLVILWKTNKLSVSEVEYAKNNGQNPKTIQESSYGFNHSIVIPSLDPATAYVYSVKSKDRWGNEIVSDYFAAYTGSRIISIFELISKALEEVFGWALK
- the gyrB gene encoding DNA topoisomerase (ATP-hydrolyzing) subunit B, producing MEKKKSEYGAKSIQVLQGLEPVRKRPGMYIGGTSLEGLHHLVWEVVNNSIDEAMAGFCKNIAVRLLPDDIVEVTDDGRGIPVEKHPQTKKSALETVMTMLHAGGKFGGEGYKVSGGLHGVGVSVVNALSVWTKTEVHRDGKIWVQEYQRGKPLGAVKAKGKTKRIGTTISFQPDPKIFSEIQFDWDKIAEYLRQQAYLTKGVKITLEDRREIRKKEDEYKIRKLGLYFDGGIVSFVKFLNREKEIKNEMPVYIEKTANGIYVEISLQYTDGYKEHIYSFANNIHTIEGGMHLTGFKAALTRALNDYARKNNFLKEKDDSFTADDVKEGLTAVISVKLRDPQFEGQTKSKLGNSEARGAVASVTAEGLNEFLEKHPHNAKAIIEKCLLTARARIAARAAKEAVLRKGALEGMTLPGKLADCTTRDPNISELYIVEGDSAGGSAKQGRDRQFQAILPLRGKLVNVEKTSLERVVKSDTLKPIIIALGTGVGENFDLKRLRYGKIIIMADADVDGSHIRTLLLTFFYRYFEDLINEGHVYIAQPPLYRISGKGGPAQLDKFKKGSGQKGVYYVFTEQEKDEIVKLIGNENIVNIQRYKGLGEMNPEQLWETTMNPASRVMLQVKIENAEEADRVFNVLMGSDVEPRKRFIQTHAKNVKNLDV